The proteins below are encoded in one region of Brachyspira intermedia PWS/A:
- the rsxE gene encoding electron transport complex subunit RsxE, translated as MKNSQVFMEGVWKNNPTFVQVLGMCPSLAVTSSVMNAIGMSVATIFVLVCSSALISLIKKIYANEVRIMGYIVVIAAFVTLTDIVMKAKFYTLSLALGPYIPLIVVNCIILGRAEAFANKNGIIPSIFDALGNGVGFFIALTLLASIREILGNGTWLGFDIVGTLRGFFESAMPFALNAYNEITTPWVVMIMAPGAFFTLGTLIAIKRAIDARGGKA; from the coding sequence ATGAAAAATTCTCAGGTATTTATGGAAGGTGTTTGGAAAAATAATCCTACCTTCGTTCAGGTTCTTGGTATGTGTCCTAGTTTGGCAGTAACAAGCAGTGTAATGAATGCTATAGGTATGTCAGTAGCTACTATATTCGTTTTGGTTTGTTCTTCTGCCTTAATCTCTCTTATTAAGAAGATTTACGCTAATGAAGTTAGAATTATGGGATACATAGTGGTTATAGCAGCTTTCGTTACTTTAACAGATATTGTTATGAAAGCTAAGTTTTATACATTGTCTTTGGCATTAGGTCCATATATTCCGCTTATAGTTGTAAACTGTATTATATTAGGAAGAGCAGAGGCTTTTGCTAATAAAAACGGAATTATTCCTAGTATTTTTGATGCTTTAGGTAATGGTGTAGGTTTCTTTATTGCTTTGACATTACTTGCTTCTATCAGGGAGATTTTGGGTAATGGTACTTGGCTTGGTTTTGATATAGTAGGTACTTTAAGAGGTTTCTTTGAGTCTGCTATGCCTTTCGCTTTGAATGCATATAATGAAATTACTACTCCTTGGGTTGTTATGATTATGGCTCCTGGTGCTTTCTTCACTTTAGGAACTTTAATTGCTATCAAAAGAGCTATAGACGCTAGAGGAGGAAAAGCTTAA
- a CDS encoding methyl-accepting chemotaxis protein has protein sequence MKINNLSFRIPFIISIMFILCMSIIVLIITIISSRSIEDTAIKGLRVAAKSYSDMIDLYFTEKRLVMDLYSKDPNLAKYLVDPSEENKLAAEESLKEFTREVADTQVFYNYSLVNFDANIVLDSIGGKLLHINYGKNSSDWTRFRDTGFDFAGRDLIQPSSANPLNAICVIWKGVKDENGKVVGVLNSSINWMKFIADYIMPSQLGETGSIMIIDKNKNIIAHNDTNKLYIYESNIIGTSAYERKPETIRAKEDEFFQHVLDAKEGILEYVDDNNVSEIALFNPIHNTPWYLIVSYSQDEIYGDKNRLTKIVVIIAIVMAMIICFIGKLIARSIILPLNMVVNEADNISKGYIVNNDNVSCSTRKDEIGKLMCSFYNMKSALINAVNVANSIAVDAKDKAGEISSKNSKLHAETESNSYKMQETSSITNNIGNSVLETTNYANELINIMKEANSSIDMADSSISEAADNANSVSEASNKIKDITNVIENIAFQTNILALNASVEAARAGENGRGFSVVANEVRNLAQSTSGSVKDISSLIEESQKRIELAAKSTNQSKELFNDMKEKIEKAYSLLSNFNSALKLQKDGIDSISSHIINIEDSSKNNTKLAEDVSEISEELEELSIKLEDAMSFFKIKDDGKL, from the coding sequence ATGAAAATAAATAATCTTTCTTTTAGGATACCTTTTATAATTTCTATTATGTTTATACTATGTATGTCAATTATTGTATTAATAATTACAATAATAAGTTCCCGTTCTATAGAAGATACAGCTATAAAGGGATTAAGAGTTGCAGCAAAATCATATTCAGATATGATAGATTTATATTTCACTGAAAAAAGATTAGTTATGGATTTATATTCTAAAGATCCTAATCTAGCAAAATATCTAGTTGATCCAAGCGAAGAAAATAAATTGGCGGCAGAAGAATCGTTGAAGGAATTTACTAGAGAAGTTGCCGATACACAGGTTTTCTATAATTATTCTTTAGTTAATTTTGATGCTAATATAGTACTTGATTCTATAGGCGGAAAATTACTTCATATTAATTATGGTAAAAATTCATCAGATTGGACTAGATTTAGAGATACAGGATTCGATTTTGCGGGAAGAGATTTGATTCAGCCTTCTTCAGCTAATCCACTTAATGCTATATGTGTTATATGGAAAGGTGTTAAAGATGAAAACGGAAAAGTTGTAGGAGTATTAAATAGCTCTATTAATTGGATGAAATTTATAGCAGATTATATTATGCCTAGTCAATTAGGAGAGACAGGTTCTATAATGATAATCGATAAGAATAAAAATATAATAGCTCATAATGATACAAATAAATTGTATATATATGAGAGTAATATAATAGGTACTTCAGCTTATGAAAGAAAGCCGGAAACTATAAGAGCTAAAGAAGATGAATTCTTTCAACATGTTTTGGATGCTAAAGAAGGTATTTTGGAATATGTAGATGATAACAATGTGTCTGAAATAGCATTATTTAATCCTATACATAATACACCTTGGTACTTGATAGTAAGTTACAGCCAAGATGAAATTTATGGAGATAAAAATAGACTTACAAAGATAGTTGTAATTATAGCTATTGTTATGGCTATGATTATTTGTTTTATTGGTAAATTGATAGCTAGATCTATAATTTTACCTCTTAATATGGTTGTAAATGAAGCTGACAATATATCTAAAGGTTATATAGTTAATAATGATAATGTTTCTTGCAGTACTAGAAAAGATGAAATAGGTAAATTAATGTGTAGTTTTTATAATATGAAATCAGCATTAATAAATGCAGTCAATGTTGCCAATAGTATAGCTGTTGATGCAAAGGATAAAGCCGGAGAAATATCTTCAAAAAATAGTAAACTTCATGCAGAAACAGAAAGTAATTCTTATAAAATGCAGGAAACTTCTAGCATAACTAATAATATAGGAAATTCTGTATTAGAAACTACTAATTATGCTAATGAACTTATTAATATAATGAAAGAAGCTAATAGTTCCATAGATATGGCTGACAGCAGTATTTCGGAAGCAGCTGATAATGCTAATTCTGTAAGTGAAGCTAGTAACAAAATAAAAGATATAACAAATGTTATAGAAAATATTGCTTTTCAAACAAATATATTAGCTTTGAATGCCTCTGTTGAAGCTGCAAGAGCTGGAGAAAATGGAAGGGGTTTTTCTGTTGTAGCAAATGAGGTTAGAAATTTAGCACAAAGTACATCAGGATCCGTAAAAGATATATCATCTCTTATAGAAGAAAGTCAGAAACGTATAGAGCTAGCTGCTAAATCTACTAATCAATCTAAAGAATTATTCAATGACATGAAAGAAAAGATAGAAAAAGCATATTCTTTGCTTTCTAATTTTAACAGTGCTTTGAAATTACAGAAAGATGGTATAGATTCTATTAGTTCTCATATAATTAATATAGAAGATAGTTCTAAAAATAACACTAAATTGGCAGAGGATGTTAGCGAAATTTCAGAGGAATTAGAGGAATTATCTATCAAATTGGAAGATGCTATGTCATTTTTCAAAATAAAAGATGATGGTAAACTATAA